A window of the Zeugodacus cucurbitae isolate PBARC_wt_2022May chromosome 2, idZeuCucr1.2, whole genome shotgun sequence genome harbors these coding sequences:
- the LOC105218810 gene encoding solute carrier family 52, riboflavin transporter, member 3-A isoform X2, whose translation MTNIAKNRNFIVDLLAIFFGIGTWIGVNGTFIQVPLLVKEAPERWSLASYLSVAVQIGNIGPITYTLIQHFSKKRKSDSLFIYILLVLGTLSALFTSFFYHKTVRVFGEERSIALYILTFVSALTACTSSVLFMPYMGRFKEMYLVTYFVGEGLSGLLPSVVSLIQGIGGDTVCILVNTTTSGEQIYEKKTPPPRFSPMEYFLFIFATFLCSVIAFTLLDRLKLAKREYAAGQIDFGNSYKYEENNGTNTTDDVANEASEKQEKSTQVSSTEYIVLLLLIGCLSFFANGMFNSIQSYSSLPYGNSAYHLSVTLSVIANPVACFLAIFIPHTSLRPIYVLCCLCATLTVYVFVTACMSPLPPLHGTTIGSTIVIITWTLLVGLVSYTKLSISSVMRAQGGRSLVWTGGLTQIGALLGSVLIFILINYTDSFQESKASEC comes from the exons ATGACTAACATTGCAAAGAACCGCAACTTTATAGTAGATTTATTAGCCATATTTTTTGGTATTGGAACATGGATAGGTGTAAACG GTACCTTCATACAAGTCCCCTTGCTGGTAAAGGAAGCGCCGGAAAGATGGAGTTTAGCATCGTATCTAAGTGTCGCTGTGCAAATTGGCAATATAGGTCCAATTACATACACTTTAATACAACATTTCTCAAAGAAAAGGAAAAGCGattcgttatttatttatattctattgGTGTTAGGCACATTGTCGGCTTTATTCACCAGCTTCTTTTACCACAAAACTGTACGGGTATTTGGAGAGGAGCGAAGCATAGCTttgtatatacttactttcgTCTCCGCGCTTACTGCATGTACGAGTTCGGTGCTATTCATGCCCTATATGGGTCGCTTTAAGGAAATGTACTTAGTAAC gtaCTTTGTTGGAGAGGGATTGAGTGGCTTGCTACCTAGTGTTGTATCGCTCATACAAGGAATAGGTGGTGACACTGTGTGCATCTTGGTTAACACTACCACATCCGGTGAACAAATATACGAGAAAAAAACTCCACCTCCACGCTTTAGTCCCATGGAGTATTTCCTTTTCATATTCGCCACATTTTTATGCAGTGTAATTGCGTTTACGTTGTTGGATCGTCTAAAATTAGCCAAACGTGAATATGCAGCAGGTCAAATTGATTTTGGTAACAGTTACAAATATGAAGAAAACAACGGAACAAATACTACAGATGATGTGGCTAACGAAGCTTCAGAGAAGCAGGAAAAATCCACACAAGTTTCGTCAACAGAATACATTGTGCTATTGTTGCTCATTGGTTGTTTATCATTCTTTGCCAACGGCATGTTCAATTCCATACAATCCTACTCGAGTTTACCGTATGGCAATTCAGCGTACCACCTTTCGGTAACATTAAGTGTGATTGCTAATCCTGTTGCGTGTTTTTTGGCAATATTTATACCTCATACATCGTTGCGTCCTATATATGTGCTGTGCTGCTTATGTGCCACTTTAACAGTCTACGTCTTCGTTACAGCTTGTATGAGTCCATTACCACCATTGCATGGCACAACAATTGGATCCACCATAGTG ATTATTACATGGACTCTGCTGGTGGGTCTAGTAAGCTATACCAAGCTTTCTATTTCGTCGGTAATGCGTGCACAGGGCGGTCGGTCACTGGTATGGACTGGTGGTCTAACTCAAATTGGTGCTTTATTAGGATCGGTgctaatattcattttaataaattatactgATAGTTTTCAAGAATCAAAGGCTAGTGAATGCtaa
- the LOC105218808 gene encoding uncharacterized protein LOC105218808 isoform X1: MDNVKMPFLPEETLKTQRVEVYLNDLKERLKELRVQHDEVIQNSVDIIKEIDEVSSGLLLPQNSGVDCNDNVTKIKKLIKEFESARESNSAKIPVSIESKVDIRKILQNFEKLNESHVLKESLVLFKRAKESLEKIDTFLGTHLENVIIQSVNASKGNLNPPISSTTTKVVEFHNDCEQSPTLPQFSSDTINNIVINDNNKITDCTLKSTNSGSSPATLATVKSQISTNSNSSLKHRINMFSNEKSGKINSCDSGKNITPSCYASCCSSVTSMDVYESAENVCIPNMCGNESSCVNSLEMGYEGDNDDSEYDLFALKRKKNKVSSANQQ; encoded by the exons ATGGATAACGTTAAAATGCCTTTTC taCCCGAGGAAACTCTCAAAACCCAACGTGTTGAAGTTTACTTAAATGATCTAAAAGAGCGACTAAAGGAGCTGCGTGTTCAACATGACGAAGTTATTCAAAACTCGGTGGATATAATTAAAGAGATAGACGAAGTATCGTCCGGTCTGTTGTTGCCTCAAAACAGCGGTGTTGACTGTAACGATAATGTTACCAAAAtcaaaaaactcattaaagaatTTGAATCCGCAAGAGAATCGAATTCAGCAAAGATACCAGTGTCTATTGAAAGCAAGGTAGACATCCGTAAAATATtgcagaattttgaaaaactaaatGAGAGCCATGTATTGAAGGAAAGTCTTGTGCTTTTTAAGCGCGCTAAAGAATCTCTCGAGAAAATCGATACTTTCCTTGGTACAcatttggagaatgttattatTCAATCAGTGAACGCCAGCAAGGGGAATTTAAATCCACCGATATCTTCAACAACGACAAAAGTTGTTGAATTTCATAATGATTGCGAACAATCGCCGACTCTTCCTCAATTCAGCTCAGATACCATAAACAATATTGTTATTaatgacaacaataaaattacggATTGTACTTTAAAATCAACCAATTCTGGTTCGAGTCCAGCTACTTTAGCTACCGTTAAAAGTCAAATTTCTACCAATAGCAACTCTAGCTTAAAACATCGAATAAACATGTTTAGCAATGAAAAGTCTGGAAAGATAAATAGCTGTGATagtggaaaaaatataacaCCGTCATGCTACGCTTCCTGCTGCAGCAGTGTCACTAGCATGGATGTTTATGAATCCGCAGAAAATGTTTGCATACCCAACATGTGTGGCAATGAAAGTAGCTGTGTGAACTCACTGGAAATGGGCTATGAGGGTGACAATGATGACAGTGAGTACGATTTGTTTGCACTAAAGCGAAAGAAAAACAAGGTTTCATCTGCCAATCAACAGTGA
- the LOC105218808 gene encoding uncharacterized protein LOC105218808 isoform X2: MLPEETLKTQRVEVYLNDLKERLKELRVQHDEVIQNSVDIIKEIDEVSSGLLLPQNSGVDCNDNVTKIKKLIKEFESARESNSAKIPVSIESKVDIRKILQNFEKLNESHVLKESLVLFKRAKESLEKIDTFLGTHLENVIIQSVNASKGNLNPPISSTTTKVVEFHNDCEQSPTLPQFSSDTINNIVINDNNKITDCTLKSTNSGSSPATLATVKSQISTNSNSSLKHRINMFSNEKSGKINSCDSGKNITPSCYASCCSSVTSMDVYESAENVCIPNMCGNESSCVNSLEMGYEGDNDDSEYDLFALKRKKNKVSSANQQ, translated from the exons atgt taCCCGAGGAAACTCTCAAAACCCAACGTGTTGAAGTTTACTTAAATGATCTAAAAGAGCGACTAAAGGAGCTGCGTGTTCAACATGACGAAGTTATTCAAAACTCGGTGGATATAATTAAAGAGATAGACGAAGTATCGTCCGGTCTGTTGTTGCCTCAAAACAGCGGTGTTGACTGTAACGATAATGTTACCAAAAtcaaaaaactcattaaagaatTTGAATCCGCAAGAGAATCGAATTCAGCAAAGATACCAGTGTCTATTGAAAGCAAGGTAGACATCCGTAAAATATtgcagaattttgaaaaactaaatGAGAGCCATGTATTGAAGGAAAGTCTTGTGCTTTTTAAGCGCGCTAAAGAATCTCTCGAGAAAATCGATACTTTCCTTGGTACAcatttggagaatgttattatTCAATCAGTGAACGCCAGCAAGGGGAATTTAAATCCACCGATATCTTCAACAACGACAAAAGTTGTTGAATTTCATAATGATTGCGAACAATCGCCGACTCTTCCTCAATTCAGCTCAGATACCATAAACAATATTGTTATTaatgacaacaataaaattacggATTGTACTTTAAAATCAACCAATTCTGGTTCGAGTCCAGCTACTTTAGCTACCGTTAAAAGTCAAATTTCTACCAATAGCAACTCTAGCTTAAAACATCGAATAAACATGTTTAGCAATGAAAAGTCTGGAAAGATAAATAGCTGTGATagtggaaaaaatataacaCCGTCATGCTACGCTTCCTGCTGCAGCAGTGTCACTAGCATGGATGTTTATGAATCCGCAGAAAATGTTTGCATACCCAACATGTGTGGCAATGAAAGTAGCTGTGTGAACTCACTGGAAATGGGCTATGAGGGTGACAATGATGACAGTGAGTACGATTTGTTTGCACTAAAGCGAAAGAAAAACAAGGTTTCATCTGCCAATCAACAGTGA